In the genome of Phaeodactylum tricornutum CCAP 1055/1 chromosome 20, whole genome shotgun sequence, one region contains:
- a CDS encoding predicted protein, which translates to TFATLRLSPAAGRALGRAQFDTPTPIQAEALPRLARQRESLLLHAETGSGKTLAYVLPITERLWLEATPSGWESGSSSSDTPSFAVILTPTRELAAQV; encoded by the coding sequence ACCTTTGCCACGCTCCGATTGTCACCCGCCGCTGGGCGAGCCTTGGGTCGGGCACAGTTCGATACTCCCACTCCGATACAGGCCGAGGCTTTGCCGAGACTCGCGCGTCAACGCGAATCATTGCTACTGCACGCCGAAACGGGCTCGGGGAAAACCTTGGCCTACGTATTGCCCATTACTGAACGATTGTGGCTCGAGGCGACACCCTCGGGCTGGGAAAGCggctcttcctcgtccgatACGCCCTCCTTTGCTGTTATTCTGACACCCACACGGGAATTGGCTGCCCAGGTA